From the Flavimarina sp. Hel_I_48 genome, one window contains:
- a CDS encoding VCBS repeat-containing protein, translating to MLCAVLLCCTKKKKDFLFTPIASSHTKIDFTNRLNEQLGINIFNYLYYYNGAGVSAGDYNGDGKIDVLFCSNQGQSELYLNKGDFVFEKSDSFDFLANENGNNFVTGISNVDVNNDGKLDLYICVVSGLLNLEGHNLLFINQGNDIKEFPVFKEESAKYGLDFKGFSTQAAFFDYDLDGDLDMFLLNHSLHPNGNYGRGSLRKTVDPKAGDRLYKNDNGKFVDVSEQAGIYQGKIGYGLGLSLGDVNNDGYPDIYVGNDFFENDYLYINQKNGLFKEIIAENDQNIGHTSHFSMGNSISDLNNDGLLDIVSLDMLPEELKTYKTSGLEYPYQNYQNYLRNGYQPQFMQNSLQLNMGDLNFSEIGYYSGIAATEWSWSVLSADFDNDMHQDLYFTNGIKGATNDMDFISYAANEAIQKRLSEGNFADYSSLINKLPAKKTSNYIFKNNGNLLFTNENEHWMDTVSSYSHGAVYADLDNDGDLDLVVNNTDEEAFVLKNNSKGNNYLDVEFIGPKKNVLGIGSKVVIYAEDNLLSKEHYLNQGFLSSVAPGLHFGLKNVTEIDSIKVTWPGGQNETRYNLATNQTLNFNYNDAGQNLILEKNSDPLLVKVDSLINTNHKEQGTVEFNREILIPFGYSNQGPPVAVADFNGDGLEDIALGGGKSQALALWQQNPRGTFEQVQKSNFDLDAINEDTAIHFCDTDQDGDQDLIVASGGNEFISGEPLRPRLYLNTENGFVKDTTTFQDLYCNASSITTPDLNADGWPDLCITSNSVPRDFSGTPKQYLFLNEKGHFKPVSAGFSDDFSNMGNVQEITWEDLDNNGYPDAIAVGHWMPITLFMNDGKKLEKITLQETKGWWNCVGITDLDADGDLDFVAGNWGLNSRFEASAQFPIQLYANDFDDNGTLDPVVTYFFNGIETPFASFDELTKQMPFLKKKYLSYSAYAKNDFSTLFSEDKIDQAVKKEVNELASCYFENMGNGDFKKHLLPAQAQFAPIFDLITPDLNDDTYPDLLVVGNTYEISTQLGRLDALRDNLFINDKKGTFSSSQPIITIPGAGRAIGDFKSKNNANYIITRNGDAPIILKKIN from the coding sequence ATGCTATGTGCTGTTCTATTATGTTGTACAAAGAAAAAAAAGGATTTTTTATTTACCCCTATTGCGTCATCTCATACTAAGATCGACTTTACAAACCGTTTAAATGAACAACTGGGAATAAACATTTTTAATTATCTCTACTATTATAATGGCGCAGGCGTATCGGCCGGAGATTACAATGGTGATGGGAAAATAGATGTGCTTTTTTGTTCAAACCAGGGACAGAGTGAACTCTATCTTAACAAAGGTGACTTTGTTTTTGAAAAAAGTGATTCTTTTGATTTCCTTGCTAACGAAAACGGCAACAATTTCGTTACCGGAATAAGCAATGTAGATGTTAATAATGATGGGAAACTGGACCTTTATATCTGTGTGGTTAGTGGATTACTTAATCTAGAAGGCCATAACCTGCTATTCATCAATCAGGGGAATGATATAAAAGAGTTCCCCGTTTTTAAAGAAGAATCGGCTAAATATGGACTGGATTTTAAAGGTTTTTCTACTCAGGCAGCCTTTTTTGATTATGATCTGGATGGTGATCTGGATATGTTTTTACTGAATCATTCCCTCCACCCCAACGGAAATTATGGCCGCGGAAGTTTGCGAAAAACTGTTGACCCCAAAGCTGGTGACCGACTCTATAAAAACGACAACGGTAAATTTGTGGATGTCAGTGAGCAAGCAGGTATTTATCAGGGGAAAATAGGTTACGGTTTAGGGTTGTCCTTGGGTGATGTCAACAATGACGGCTATCCTGATATTTATGTGGGTAATGATTTTTTTGAGAATGATTACCTCTATATCAATCAGAAAAATGGGCTTTTTAAGGAAATAATTGCCGAAAATGATCAAAATATTGGTCATACAAGCCATTTTTCGATGGGAAATTCAATAAGCGATCTTAACAATGATGGTCTACTGGATATTGTTTCTTTGGATATGCTTCCGGAAGAACTTAAGACCTATAAAACTTCGGGCCTTGAATATCCTTATCAAAACTATCAGAATTATTTGCGTAATGGCTACCAGCCCCAGTTTATGCAGAACAGTCTTCAGTTAAATATGGGCGATTTGAACTTTTCCGAAATAGGATATTATAGCGGTATTGCAGCCACAGAATGGTCCTGGAGTGTACTTTCTGCCGATTTTGATAATGATATGCATCAGGATCTATATTTTACAAACGGCATAAAAGGCGCCACAAATGACATGGATTTTATAAGCTATGCGGCTAATGAAGCTATTCAAAAACGCCTTAGCGAAGGGAATTTTGCAGACTATTCATCCCTGATCAATAAATTACCTGCTAAAAAAACTTCCAATTATATTTTTAAAAACAATGGTAACCTTTTATTTACCAATGAAAACGAGCATTGGATGGATACGGTCTCCTCTTACAGTCACGGTGCGGTGTACGCAGATCTTGACAATGATGGCGATCTTGATCTTGTGGTCAACAACACAGATGAGGAAGCTTTTGTACTAAAAAATAATTCGAAAGGAAATAATTATTTGGATGTTGAATTCATTGGTCCAAAGAAAAATGTGCTGGGCATAGGGAGCAAAGTAGTTATTTATGCAGAAGACAACCTCCTCTCAAAAGAACACTATCTTAATCAGGGTTTTTTGTCTTCGGTAGCGCCGGGTCTTCATTTCGGTTTGAAAAACGTTACTGAAATCGACTCCATAAAGGTCACCTGGCCTGGTGGTCAAAACGAAACTCGCTATAATCTGGCAACAAACCAAACACTTAATTTTAACTATAACGACGCTGGTCAAAATCTAATTTTAGAAAAAAACAGTGATCCTCTGTTGGTCAAAGTGGATTCTTTGATAAATACAAATCACAAAGAGCAAGGAACCGTTGAGTTCAACCGGGAAATCCTGATCCCTTTTGGTTATTCAAATCAGGGTCCTCCGGTTGCGGTGGCAGATTTTAATGGTGATGGTTTAGAAGATATTGCTTTAGGTGGCGGAAAATCTCAGGCCCTAGCGCTCTGGCAACAAAACCCCAGAGGTACTTTTGAACAGGTACAGAAATCTAATTTTGATTTGGACGCTATCAATGAAGATACCGCCATTCATTTTTGTGATACTGATCAGGATGGAGATCAGGATCTTATCGTAGCCAGTGGAGGTAACGAATTCATCAGTGGGGAACCACTTCGGCCAAGGCTTTATTTAAATACAGAAAACGGATTTGTAAAGGATACAACTACTTTTCAGGACCTGTACTGCAATGCGTCAAGCATTACCACTCCTGACTTAAACGCAGATGGATGGCCTGATCTTTGTATCACGTCAAACAGTGTTCCACGAGATTTTTCGGGAACGCCTAAACAGTATCTGTTTTTGAACGAAAAAGGTCATTTTAAGCCAGTTTCAGCGGGTTTTTCGGATGATTTCAGCAACATGGGAAATGTTCAGGAAATTACCTGGGAAGATTTAGATAATAATGGATATCCTGATGCTATCGCCGTGGGCCACTGGATGCCCATAACCCTATTTATGAACGACGGAAAAAAACTTGAAAAAATCACGCTTCAGGAAACTAAAGGATGGTGGAACTGCGTTGGCATTACAGATCTCGACGCTGACGGGGATCTGGACTTTGTTGCAGGAAACTGGGGATTAAATTCCAGATTTGAAGCAAGTGCTCAATTTCCCATACAACTTTATGCAAACGACTTTGATGACAATGGGACTTTAGACCCCGTGGTCACTTATTTTTTCAATGGGATTGAAACACCGTTTGCCTCCTTTGATGAACTCACTAAACAAATGCCTTTTTTAAAGAAAAAATATTTAAGTTACAGTGCCTATGCGAAGAATGATTTCAGTACTTTATTTTCGGAAGACAAAATAGACCAGGCCGTGAAAAAAGAAGTAAATGAACTTGCTTCCTGCTATTTTGAAAATATGGGCAATGGTGATTTCAAAAAACACTTGCTGCCAGCACAGGCACAATTCGCCCCTATTTTTGATCTCATAACGCCAGACCTCAACGATGACACGTATCCAGATTTGCTGGTTGTGGGCAATACCTATGAAATAAGTACACAACTGGGTAGACTGGATGCCTTACGAGATAATCTATTCATCAATGACAAAAAGGGCACATTCAGTTCATCGCAGCCCATAATAACGATCCCTGGCGCAGGAAGGGCTATCGGCGACTTTAAGTCAAAAAATAATGCAAACTATATCATCACCAGAAATGGAGATGCTCCTATCATTTTAAAGAAGATAAATTAA
- a CDS encoding VCBS repeat-containing protein has translation MNKCLLLWISVAMLLSCTKEQKENPALFFQKISADSSGVDFANILTETRDQNILDYLYYYNGGGVSIGDINNDGLPDIYFTGNQIKNKLYLNKGDLKFEDITAKAGVAGTANWNTGTAMADVNGDGLLDIYVCAVVGINGFMGYNQLFINNGDLTFKERAKEYGLDFENYSSQAAFFDVDNDGDLDMYLLNHAIHTANSFGMANIREKRVSESGDKLLINESGKFIDRSEEAGIYGGANSYGLGIATSDFNNDGFTDIYVSNDFHEDDYYYLNNDDGTFTECLKTNFGHISRFSMGSDAADINNDGFIDLITLDMLPEEESILKTSAKDDNVDTDRMRIERLGYHPQYSRNMLQINQNGKYFAETGLLSGVAASDWSWGALFADYDQDGYQDLFISNGIPRRPNDLDYIKYSSTDQVRQKLETTNLIDERAINKMPSGKVTNYIYSGAPDALFTNQSKNWIANDSLPATGSAYADLDNDGDLDLVTNNINAPASIYENKGATGSFLKLKFKDTIRNTFAIGTKAIAFSNGKLQYRQLYTTKSWQSSSEPTIHFGFKEGQKLDSLLIVWPDQKAEILYDIALDQTLTLNPSAVRFPIDLKNYFGNVNTQIFFKVADNLGIDYAPVENEYSDFGTQKLLLHKLSDQGPGVSVGDINKDGLDDIIFGSVRFQEAKVFLQDQNGFKEKKQPAFALNKNKEETSAVLGDFDNNGTIDLYFATGDGESIRSVNLEDSYYSGDDEGNFTLLKNEAPLRQNNSVICKSDIDGDGDLDIFLGANGENLKYGSLPASSLLINTDGKFLDSNQEVFKKLGMITDAVFEDFDQDGDKDLIVVGEWMRPTFIRNDNGRFTDVTDELLEEKLNGLWQTVLPFDLDEDGDMDYLLGNWGLNSKLHASTKFPLVLYHADFDNNGLQESIIAQEKNGNYYLEHDLDLLSSQLSIIRKKFNTYKDFAGKTAVEVMGKKALETAEKLEIHTLASGYLENTNGAFKFRTFSNALQIAPIKAMLNFDFDNDGREEVLLGGNYFGLTPYYGKFDAMGGVLLKSGQQDINTAGLGLNFFQKSVRHLSIVEVDKVYHLLVTYNNVKAELYKIGER, from the coding sequence ATGAATAAATGCTTGTTGTTATGGATCTCGGTAGCAATGCTTCTTTCCTGTACAAAGGAGCAGAAAGAAAATCCTGCACTTTTTTTTCAGAAAATTTCCGCTGATTCCTCGGGCGTCGATTTCGCTAATATATTGACCGAAACAAGGGATCAGAACATTCTGGATTACCTGTATTATTACAACGGTGGCGGGGTAAGTATTGGGGATATCAATAATGACGGACTTCCAGATATTTATTTTACCGGCAACCAGATCAAAAACAAACTTTATCTCAATAAAGGAGACCTAAAATTTGAGGACATTACCGCAAAAGCGGGCGTTGCCGGTACTGCAAACTGGAACACGGGGACCGCAATGGCAGACGTAAACGGCGATGGACTACTGGATATCTACGTTTGTGCCGTTGTAGGTATAAATGGTTTTATGGGGTATAACCAGCTTTTTATAAATAATGGCGATCTTACCTTTAAGGAACGCGCAAAAGAATACGGTCTCGATTTTGAAAACTATTCTTCCCAGGCTGCTTTCTTTGATGTAGATAATGATGGCGACTTGGATATGTACTTACTTAATCACGCGATTCACACCGCAAACTCTTTCGGTATGGCAAATATCCGTGAAAAACGTGTTTCAGAAAGTGGCGATAAATTGCTTATTAACGAAAGCGGTAAATTTATAGACCGAAGTGAAGAAGCTGGTATTTACGGTGGTGCAAACAGTTATGGCCTGGGTATCGCTACCTCTGATTTCAACAACGATGGTTTTACGGATATTTATGTGAGTAATGATTTTCATGAAGATGATTACTATTATCTAAACAATGATGACGGTACTTTTACGGAATGCCTGAAAACCAATTTTGGTCATATTTCACGGTTTAGTATGGGCAGCGATGCGGCAGATATCAACAATGATGGTTTTATAGATCTGATCACGTTAGATATGCTTCCGGAAGAAGAAAGTATTTTAAAAACTTCTGCAAAGGATGATAATGTTGATACAGATAGAATGCGCATAGAGCGGCTTGGATATCACCCGCAATACAGCCGGAATATGCTACAGATCAATCAAAATGGAAAGTATTTTGCTGAAACCGGACTCCTGAGCGGTGTTGCTGCCAGTGACTGGAGTTGGGGAGCACTTTTCGCCGACTATGACCAGGATGGTTATCAGGATTTATTTATAAGCAACGGTATCCCACGCCGGCCTAATGACCTGGATTATATAAAATACAGTTCTACAGATCAGGTTCGCCAAAAACTTGAGACCACAAACCTTATTGATGAACGCGCGATCAATAAAATGCCATCGGGCAAAGTAACCAACTATATATATTCAGGAGCTCCCGATGCCCTATTTACGAATCAATCTAAAAATTGGATAGCAAACGACAGTTTGCCAGCTACCGGTTCAGCCTACGCAGATTTAGACAATGATGGTGATCTGGATCTCGTGACCAATAATATTAACGCACCGGCAAGTATTTATGAGAATAAAGGAGCTACAGGTTCTTTTTTAAAACTAAAGTTTAAGGATACAATTAGGAATACTTTCGCTATAGGGACAAAAGCGATCGCATTTAGTAATGGAAAGTTGCAATACCGCCAACTATATACTACTAAGAGTTGGCAGTCTTCGTCAGAGCCCACGATACACTTTGGTTTTAAAGAGGGTCAAAAATTAGATTCCCTGCTCATCGTTTGGCCAGATCAAAAAGCGGAAATACTCTATGACATAGCGTTAGATCAAACATTAACTTTAAATCCGTCCGCAGTGCGTTTCCCCATAGATTTAAAGAATTATTTTGGGAACGTCAATACCCAAATATTCTTCAAGGTCGCAGACAATTTGGGGATTGATTACGCTCCCGTTGAAAACGAATATTCAGACTTTGGAACACAAAAACTTCTTCTTCATAAACTGTCAGATCAGGGTCCCGGGGTGTCTGTAGGGGATATCAATAAAGATGGTCTGGATGATATAATCTTTGGCAGTGTTCGTTTTCAGGAAGCGAAAGTTTTTCTTCAGGATCAAAATGGTTTTAAAGAAAAAAAGCAACCGGCATTTGCGCTTAACAAAAACAAGGAGGAAACTTCCGCAGTATTAGGTGATTTTGACAATAACGGTACGATAGATCTTTATTTTGCCACTGGTGATGGTGAGTCTATACGCAGTGTAAATCTTGAAGATTCTTATTATTCTGGCGATGATGAAGGTAACTTCACTTTACTAAAAAACGAGGCTCCATTACGACAAAATAATTCGGTAATATGCAAATCTGATATTGATGGTGATGGCGATCTGGATATTTTTCTGGGCGCTAACGGCGAAAATTTAAAGTATGGGTCCCTACCCGCTTCTTCCCTCCTAATCAATACCGATGGAAAATTTTTGGATTCCAATCAAGAAGTTTTCAAGAAACTGGGCATGATAACCGATGCGGTTTTTGAGGATTTTGATCAGGACGGCGATAAAGATTTAATTGTGGTAGGTGAATGGATGCGCCCCACTTTTATAAGAAATGATAATGGTAGGTTCACAGACGTAACAGATGAGTTGCTTGAAGAAAAACTCAATGGGCTATGGCAAACTGTGCTGCCCTTTGACCTAGATGAGGACGGGGATATGGATTATCTGCTGGGCAACTGGGGACTCAATTCAAAACTACATGCGAGCACAAAATTCCCGCTTGTGTTGTATCACGCCGACTTTGATAATAATGGTCTTCAAGAGAGTATTATTGCACAGGAAAAGAACGGAAACTACTATTTAGAACACGATCTGGACCTGTTGTCTTCACAATTGAGCATAATACGTAAAAAATTTAATACCTATAAGGATTTTGCTGGTAAAACTGCTGTGGAAGTGATGGGAAAAAAGGCTTTGGAAACCGCTGAAAAATTAGAAATACATACATTAGCGTCAGGATATCTGGAGAATACCAATGGAGCTTTTAAATTTCGTACCTTCAGCAATGCGTTACAGATAGCGCCCATAAAAGCCATGTTGAATTTTGACTTTGATAATGATGGCCGTGAAGAAGTTTTACTGGGTGGCAATTATTTTGGTTTGACACCATATTATGGTAAGTTTGATGCCATGGGCGGAGTTTTGTTAAAAAGCGGTCAACAGGATATAAATACTGCCGGTTTGGGTCTGAATTTCTTTCAGAAATCGGTAAGGCACCTATCAATAGTAGAGGTTGACAAAGTATACCATTTACTAGTTACCTACAATAACGTAAAAGCTGAACTGTATAAAATAGGAGAACGATGA
- a CDS encoding VCBS repeat-containing protein — translation MRYPYYILILLIALTTTQCSEGTAEKTQGESEKLFTLLKSDSTGIDFINTVENQKDFNIFKYRNFYNGGGVAIGDINNDGLPDIYLTANMGANKLYLNKGDFKFEDITNKAGVAGNKPWSTGVNMVDINQDGLLDIYVSNAGNMEGNNHDNDLYINNGDLTFTEKAEEYNLAKTGFSTHAAFFDYDKDGDLDAYILNNSNIPVSSLGYAEQRHVRAQDWEGVPEIFRGVGDMLLRNDNGKFVDVSEEANIYGSLIGFGLGIVISDFNEDLYPDIYVSNDFYERDYLYINNQDGTFTESIKDYTSHLCLSAMGVDMADINNDGHGDVFITDMLPETNERVKSVMEFENYNVFKLKQSKDFFQQYIHNTLQLNNGNGSFSEIAHYSGVEATDWSWAGLIFDMDNDGLRDIFVTNGINHDLTDIDFVDFFANDIMQKMVLTGKKEAIDSIINKMPVTKLPNYAYKNQGDLTFENEANDWGLGIPSLSNGCAYGDLDNDGDLDLVVNNVNMESFLYRNNSEKQTNTNFLKINLKGTPDNSFAIGAKIKLFSGDKIFMQEENPTRGFQSSMDYSLTMGLGAIESLDSLLVIWPDDRFQVFKNVAVNQTLSLDINDANATYEPEVRQQQNQLLTEVSNEPLEAHQENQYSDFDYEGLIYKKLSQEGPAMATGDINGDGKEDFFIGGAKGKSGSIYLNMGNGKFEKKSQPKLELDNLFEDTAAAFADIDGDGDLDLIIGSGGNERGENMYYIPRLYLNDGKGSFVAAENQLPAADQNVAAIAPYDYDGDGDIDLFVGSRSVVSLFGVDPRHLLLENQGDGTFKDVTEKKAFDLKHAGMITSATWSDTDGDELKDLIVTVDWGAPKIYRNTGRGLQQMKTSLSTENGWWNTVVTADLDKDGDQDLILGNRGSNIPYKVSQETPVKIWINDFDDNGTIEQIMTIHENGKDYPIHMKKELTSQLPSLKKKNLKASDYAQRPISEIFSAQQLDHALVREVNNSRTVIAINKGNGDFELKDLPGHVQLSCVCGIVCQDINKDGNLDLVMAGNNFEFKPQFSRLDASFGNVLLGDGNLNFEWQGYDKSGFVIRDEVKFLQTVKDKDGKTYVIAAINDQKPRIFEINE, via the coding sequence ATGAGATATCCATATTATATACTCATACTACTAATCGCTTTGACCACTACCCAATGTTCTGAAGGTACTGCGGAAAAAACGCAGGGAGAAAGTGAAAAACTTTTTACACTTTTAAAGTCAGATTCCACAGGAATCGATTTTATCAATACCGTTGAAAATCAAAAGGACTTCAATATTTTTAAATACCGTAATTTCTATAACGGCGGTGGCGTTGCCATTGGGGATATAAATAACGACGGACTGCCAGATATTTATTTAACGGCAAATATGGGTGCCAACAAACTTTACCTCAATAAAGGCGATTTTAAGTTTGAAGATATAACAAATAAAGCCGGTGTTGCAGGGAACAAGCCCTGGTCTACGGGGGTTAATATGGTTGACATCAATCAGGACGGTTTACTTGATATTTATGTGAGTAACGCTGGTAATATGGAGGGAAACAATCATGATAATGACCTCTATATCAACAATGGGGACCTCACCTTTACTGAAAAAGCAGAGGAATATAATTTGGCCAAAACAGGGTTTAGCACGCACGCCGCTTTTTTTGATTATGATAAAGATGGCGATCTGGATGCCTATATTCTCAATAACAGCAACATTCCCGTAAGCAGTCTCGGCTACGCCGAGCAACGCCATGTGCGTGCTCAGGATTGGGAAGGCGTGCCGGAAATTTTTCGGGGCGTGGGCGATATGTTGCTGCGCAATGATAATGGTAAATTTGTTGACGTAAGCGAGGAGGCCAATATTTATGGTAGCTTAATTGGATTTGGGCTGGGCATTGTAATAAGTGACTTCAATGAGGATCTTTACCCTGATATCTATGTTTCCAATGACTTTTACGAGCGCGACTATCTGTACATCAATAATCAGGATGGCACTTTTACCGAAAGTATAAAAGACTATACCTCACATCTTTGCCTTTCCGCAATGGGCGTTGATATGGCAGATATCAACAATGATGGTCACGGTGATGTTTTTATCACAGATATGCTTCCGGAGACTAATGAAAGGGTCAAATCTGTTATGGAATTTGAGAATTATAACGTTTTTAAACTCAAACAGAGCAAAGATTTCTTTCAGCAATATATCCATAATACGCTTCAGCTGAACAATGGTAATGGCAGCTTTTCTGAAATTGCGCATTATAGCGGTGTCGAAGCTACAGACTGGAGTTGGGCAGGATTGATATTTGATATGGATAATGATGGGCTACGCGATATTTTTGTCACAAATGGCATAAACCATGATCTTACCGATATTGATTTCGTCGACTTTTTTGCAAATGATATTATGCAAAAAATGGTGTTGACGGGCAAAAAAGAAGCTATTGACAGTATTATCAATAAGATGCCGGTTACGAAACTGCCCAACTATGCCTATAAAAATCAGGGTGACCTTACCTTTGAAAACGAAGCCAATGATTGGGGGCTGGGCATACCAAGTCTTTCAAACGGCTGCGCTTATGGCGATCTGGACAACGATGGCGATCTGGACCTTGTGGTAAACAATGTCAATATGGAAAGTTTTTTATACCGCAACAACAGCGAGAAACAGACAAATACCAACTTTCTAAAAATCAATCTCAAAGGAACACCTGATAATAGTTTCGCCATAGGCGCTAAAATCAAACTCTTCTCAGGGGATAAAATTTTCATGCAGGAAGAAAACCCTACCCGCGGTTTTCAATCTTCTATGGATTATTCCTTGACCATGGGACTTGGGGCGATTGAAAGCCTGGATTCTCTCCTGGTTATTTGGCCAGATGATCGCTTTCAGGTCTTCAAGAATGTCGCGGTTAATCAGACCTTATCCCTTGACATTAATGACGCGAATGCAACGTACGAACCTGAAGTCCGCCAGCAACAAAACCAACTGCTTACCGAAGTTTCCAATGAACCCCTTGAGGCGCATCAGGAAAATCAATATTCAGACTTTGATTATGAAGGTTTAATCTATAAAAAACTTTCTCAGGAAGGCCCGGCAATGGCAACGGGCGATATCAATGGTGATGGAAAAGAAGATTTTTTTATAGGTGGTGCAAAGGGAAAATCAGGAAGCATTTACCTAAATATGGGTAATGGAAAATTTGAAAAAAAATCACAGCCCAAACTCGAACTTGATAATTTATTTGAAGATACCGCGGCCGCATTTGCAGATATTGATGGAGATGGCGACCTGGACTTGATTATAGGATCTGGAGGAAATGAACGGGGGGAGAATATGTACTATATACCCAGGCTTTATTTAAATGACGGCAAGGGATCCTTTGTGGCAGCTGAAAATCAATTGCCTGCGGCAGATCAAAATGTTGCTGCCATCGCACCTTATGATTATGATGGGGATGGGGATATAGACCTATTTGTAGGATCACGCAGCGTGGTGAGTCTTTTTGGTGTAGATCCCAGACATTTACTTTTAGAAAACCAAGGCGATGGCACGTTTAAAGATGTCACAGAAAAAAAAGCCTTTGACCTAAAGCATGCTGGTATGATCACCTCAGCAACCTGGAGTGACACTGATGGTGATGAATTAAAGGATTTAATAGTTACCGTAGACTGGGGGGCACCAAAAATTTACAGGAATACAGGGCGTGGCCTCCAGCAAATGAAGACTTCTTTATCTACCGAAAATGGATGGTGGAATACCGTGGTAACGGCAGATCTTGATAAGGATGGCGATCAGGATCTTATCCTGGGAAATAGGGGAAGCAATATTCCCTATAAAGTTTCACAAGAAACACCAGTTAAGATCTGGATCAATGATTTCGATGACAATGGCACTATTGAACAAATCATGACTATTCATGAAAACGGAAAGGACTATCCTATTCACATGAAGAAAGAACTTACAAGCCAATTGCCTAGCTTGAAGAAAAAGAACCTGAAAGCATCTGACTATGCGCAAAGACCTATTTCTGAAATTTTTAGTGCTCAGCAACTCGATCATGCGCTCGTGCGAGAAGTAAACAACTCCCGTACCGTTATCGCGATAAATAAGGGCAATGGTGATTTTGAGCTCAAAGATCTCCCTGGCCATGTACAACTTTCCTGTGTTTGTGGGATCGTTTGCCAGGATATCAACAAAGATGGTAATCTGGATCTGGTTATGGCGGGTAACAATTTTGAATTTAAACCTCAGTTTTCCCGACTGGATGCAAGCTTTGGAAATGTTCTACTGGGTGACGGAAATTTAAATTTTGAATGGCAGGGCTATGATAAGAGTGGGTTTGTTATTCGTGATGAAGTAAAATTTCTGCAAACTGTGAAGGACAAAGATGGCAAAACCTATGTAATCGCCGCAATTAATGACCAAAAGCCAAGAATTTTTGAAATTAATGAATAA